The following nucleotide sequence is from Oncorhynchus kisutch isolate 150728-3 linkage group LG29, Okis_V2, whole genome shotgun sequence.
GGCAGCCATATTTCTTTGCAGCCCACAGTGCAGGAGGAGCAGACTGTGATCGGCCTCGGAATGAAGCCCCGTCACCCCcgccatcctcagtaggagtcaTCACATCCAGAAACTCTGTGTCTTCCCTTTTTCCAACCTGGGAGCACACCTGGGACTCTGAGTAGAGCCGGACTCGCTCACCTGTGTCAGTGAGTGGGAAGGGGGGAATTAAGACATGGTTAGATGTATTTATACCTGAAGAGATTCACACATGTATCCAAACTGAGTATGAATGTATTTGCACATGATATTCCATATCCAGGCATGATAGGTTTGATTGCAAATGCAAGTTTGATTCTGACCTGGTCTTGGTCTGTTGCTCATTGTAGTTGAGACATGGAGCTGAAATTCTGAGTTGTGTGTGGTTCCTGAGTGGTCAGACTCACATTCATCCACACAATCATGTATGTGGTCCATTGTAAATACCTGAAGAGAAATGGGCCATCCACAGTGAATTATTTTAATTAAttaagatccccattagctgacgccaatggttttatttgttttttgaaaccaggtttgcagTTCACTTGCgctatattagatggaagggagttccatgcactcatggctctgtgtaatactgtacatttccttgaatttgttctggacctgaaAAGAaccctggtgacatgtctggtggggtaagtgtgtgtgtaaattgactatgcaaactatttggaatttccaacacattaatgtttcttataaaaacaagaagtgatgcagtcaagTCTTTCCTCAagtcttagccaagagagactagCATAGTGTTGCTCATAACcatatgtatctactgtaagGAATAGTGTGGCTCATAACCATCTACTGTAAGGAGGTTACTCTCACCACAGCAGGCTGTTGGTAAAATCACtatacatgtattttatttatttgtaggaATTAAATATTTTCAGTATATTCAGCTAGAACTTCCCCAAGGTAAAATCACtatacatgtattttatttaataGTAGGAATTAAATATTTTCAGTATATTCAGCTAGAGCTTACCCAAGGTGTCCTGACGACTTGCAAGAGGGTGGTTATAGGTTGACTCTATTTTGgctatcctcttcttcttctgtcaaTGTTAAACTGGACTTTGGAAGTGATGCTATTTCTGTTTCTCCAAAACCCAGTCGGTGTTGATTTCCTCTCATTGCAAGTGGCACACCCAAATAGAAACAGTAACGGTCTAGCTAGTAACGTTATTGCTTTGTGTGCCACCGGGAGCCTTGTATGATCAAAGTAAACGTTCGTAGCTAGCTCACATCTTCTGTTCTTAAAGATTATCTTCACAAACTCAATTTCAATCGACGAGTTTATCAACTTCTTACTGAAATGTCTTGACATATGGAAGGCGGTCTCGAGTACCCAATGCTGTTGTTGTCTTCCGTCGTCTTGTATAGTAGCACCTCTTCGCCCAATAGGCTGACACTGGCAAGCAGAACAAGCCAATAAGCGCGCGCTGCTAGGGCTTTTTCAATGGCTATCTTGTCAAAACGTCACTGTTGCGAAACGGGTATGGAACAGTTGTATAAAGTATGGAAAGCCGAATGGTTCGTGCAGTCTCGTGACTTGTTTACGGTTTCGCCCATCCCCGCGCGCACAATTGACTAATGCTTATTATTGATATTGGGTAGTGTCAGTATTAGGTTAGTGATTCATTGGTGTGTAGTGGCGGACATTTAGATTAGCTCATAAATACACTATTAGGTAGAGCAATTTGCCAATGCCCTGTATATTTGTTCCTCTGTAATTTAGTCACACTTTCATTTGAGATAATGTGTACTTTATCTGAGATCACCCCTAATGATTTTTCATTTGTTGGAAGCAGTACAATATTCTGGCCATGATAACAGACCTGTAATGagggacatcacatcaacatgaGGTAGCCTATGCTTTTTTTGTTTATGTCGCCACAGCAATTATGTACACGAcacggtgccttcagaaactatccACACCGcctgatttattccacattttgttgttacagcctgaattcaacatcaagaaaaaacaaatatttaatatcacctatccacacacaccccataatgacaaagtgaacacatgctttagaaatttttgcaaatgttttgaaaatgaaatacagaaatatctgatttacataagtattcacaccccagaaTCAGCTTTggagcaattacagctgtgaatctttctgggtaaatctctaagagctttgcacacctagattgtacaatatttggccATTATTATTTAAAATGTTATGTCAAATTGGACAATTTTCAAGTCCTGacatattttcaagcagatttaagtcaaaactgttacttggccaatcaggaacattcactgtcttcttggtaagtaactctggtgtagatttggccttgtgttttaggatattgtcctgctgaaaggtgaattaatctcccggtgtctggtggaaagcagactgaaccaggttttcctctaggattttgcctgtgctccaTTCTGttttaacactttgtattcatggCAAAAcattaattgctttgccacattttttgcagtgttacttcaGTAccttgtaaacaggatgcatgttttggaaacaTTTTATTCAGTACAGGTTTCCTTCCTTTCACTctatcaattaggttagtattgtggagtaacttcaatgttgttgatccatccttagagtttaatggctgtgataggagaaaactaactgttttaaagtcactgttggcctcatgatgaaatccctgaatggtatccttcctctccagcaactgagttaggaaggacacctgtatctttttaGTGACCTGGTGTATTGATAGTAataaaccatccaaagtgtacttaataacttcaccatgctcaaagggatatttaatatCAGCTTTTTTTCTAATTTTACCAATCTACCAATTCTTTGGgagccattggaaaacctccctggtctttgtgtttgaaattTGAATGTGGTTTGTGTGTAGCGGGTgtagaggagtcaggtgcaggacagcagatatgagtaaataaACGTACTTTACCGCAAAATATACGAATGCAAAACAATAAAGAGAGCCCACATTAACGGTCCGTACTACATGCAAACAATTACTCACAACcagacatgggggaacagagggttaaataatgaacaagtaattggggaatttaaaccaggtgtgtaagacaaaacaaatgaaaaatgaaaagtggatcggcgatggctagaaggctggtgacgtcgaccaccgaactccgctcgaacaaggagagggaccgacttggtccctctccttgtgcAGAGCGATCCGcatggagacggtggaactccctCAGCAACGAAGGGTCCAAGATGGGTCCAagacgtcctccaccggcacccagaatctctcctccggactgtacccctcccactccatgaggtactgaaggcccctcgcccaaTGCCTCGAGTCCAGGATGGCTCGAACAgcatacgccggggccccctcgatgtccagagggggcggaggaaacTCCTGTACCTCAGATTCCTGGAATgaaccagccaccaccggcctgaggagagacacatggaacaagGGATTAATACGGTAatctgggggaagctgtaacctgtagcatACCTCGTTCAATCTCcacaggactttgaatggccccacataCCACGGACCCAGCTTCCATCAGgacaggcggaggggcaggtttcgggtcgagagccagacccggccTCTCTGCAGTGACGGTCCGCGCTCGCCTTCTGCCGCCAAGGTGCCAGAATCCGCTGATACCCCAGtacacactggaagggagagaggttagtggaggagtggcggagtgagtttTGGGCCACCTCTGCCCAGGAGATGAatgccgcccactcccccggcaagtcctggcaatatgaccgcagaaacctgcccgttactctctgggtgaaaacctgaggtgaggctgaccgaggcccccagacgttccatgaacgctctCCATACCCTGGACGTGAACTGAGGACCCCGATCAGAGACTATGTCCTCAGgtaccccgtagtgccggaagacgtgagtgaacaaggcctccacagtctgtagggccgtagggagactgggtaaagggaggagacggcaggacttagaaaaccgaggagacggcaggacttagaaaaccgatccacaacgaccagaatcgtggtgttgccctgtgagggaggaagatccatcaggaagtccactgacaggtgcgaccacggccgttgtggaacgggtaggggttgtaacttccctatgggcaggtgcctgggagccttgcactgggcgcacaccgagcagaaggaaacataaaccctcacatccttgGCCATGGTGGAttaccagtacttcccactaaggcaacgcaccgtccgaccgatgccagggtgaccagaggagtgtgacgtgtgggcccaacaGATCAAACGGTCACGGACAGCAGGCACCCAGCTGGACACTGGAGGGGGAGTGGGCTCTGTGCGTAAttcccgctcgatgtccgcgtccagctcccacatcaccggtgccaccaggcaagaggctggaagtatgggagtgtgatccatggaccgctcctctatgt
It contains:
- the LOC109874217 gene encoding uncharacterized protein LOC109874217; translated protein: MDHIHDCVDECESDHSGTTHNSEFQLHVSTTMSNRPRPGERVRLYSESQVCSQVGKREDTEFLDVMTPTEDGGGDGASFRGRSQSAPPALWAAKKYGCQLRRMSDEFDTWLDKGEPKRGISPGGGKQKVSRGWFSFLWSPKEAEGRE